A segment of the Pseudomonadota bacterium genome:
GAACAGTTTTTCGCCAAGTACGCGGAGCTGCTGACCGATGATCCCGGCGGACAAACCCTGATTCGGAGCCAACAGGCAAAGATCCGCTTTGTCGATTATGATTGGGCCTTGAACGATGTCAGAGGTTACCGCGGAGATGAACACACGGTGGCGAAATGATCGTTCGGCTCTCGCGGAGCCTACGAGCTTTGAGCCTCGCAAGAGGCCGCCGGCGGGCCCGCTCTGTTCCGCTGAGGGTCTTGAAGTCAACTACTTGACTTCCGAAGAGATTCACGCATGGCCGCCCTACACGAGCCTGCCGGAGCCCGCCCAGCGTCGGGAAGCCCTGCGCGGGCGCCTGCTGGACATCGGCTGCTGGACGCCCGAGCAGATCGCCGGCAAGCGCTGGAACATCGGCTGCGTGGCGCTCGAAATCACTCAGCGCTGTAATCTCGACTGCACGCTGTGCTATCTCTCGGACACCTCGGAGGCGGTCAAGGATGTACCCCTCCAGGAAGTCTTTCGCCGCATCGAGATGATTTATCAACGCTACGGAGAAAATACGGACGTACAGGTGACGGGCGGCGATCCGACGCTCAGGAACCGGGCCGAGCTCATCCAGATCGTGCAGCGGATCACCCGATACGGCATGCGGGCTTCGCTCTTCACGAACGGCATCCGTGCCACCCGCGCGCTGCTCGCGGCGCTCTGCGAGGCGGGACTCACCGATGTCGCCTTCCACGTCGATTTGACGCAGCAAAGGAAGGGTTATGGCTCCGAAGTTGAGCTCAACGCAGTTCGAGAGCAATACATCGAACGCGCGCGGGGCTTACCGCTTTCGGTGTTTTTTAACACCAGCGTCTTCGAAGGCAATTTTCATGAGATCCCAGCCCTAGTGCGCTTCTTTCGCAGGCACGCCGATGTGGTACGGATGGCCTCGTTTCAGCCGCAAGCCGATACCGGCCGCGGCGTGCTGAGAGCGCGCGGCGCCGGGATCACCTCGAACACCGTGGTCGATCAGATCAACCAAGGCGCTGGCACCGATCTGCGCTTTGATACCTTCATGGTCGGGCACCCGCGCTGCAACCGCTACGCGATGGCCTTCGAAATCAACGGCAATCTCTACGCGTTCTTCGACGCCCCGGCCTTTATCGTGCCTCTCATGAATCAGACCGCGCAGGTACGGTTCGATCGCAGAGATCGCCGGGCCGCTGTCCATGCCGCGATCAAGGCCTTTGCGCTGAGCCCCGGACTTTGGCGGCAAGGAATACGCTGGCTAAGCCGGACGTTATGGGCCGCCAGAGCGGATCTCTGGGCCGCCCGCGGCCGCATCAATAAACTGTCGTTTTTCATCCATGACTTCATGGATGCTTGCCGGCTCGAGCGTGAACGCGTGCACGGATGCGTTTTCATGGTGGCCTCGGCCGACGGCCCCATCTCGATGTGTCTGCACAACGCCAAACGGGACGCCTACATCCTCCGGCCCTTAAAGCTGGCAACCGCGGAAGGCGAACGGCTGTGGGATCCCTTGACCGGCGTGACCACGGCCGGCGAAGCCGTTAAAGGCTCGTTGCAGGGCCGAGACATCGCTCCGCGAAATCTCCCCCGCAAATATCTCAGAGGCAGGCAGCGGCAGGCTATCCTGGGCGACACTGTTAAACCGGACAGCGTGTCGGACCAACGCAGTGCCTGAACACCTCAAGGACCATGCAAGTGACAACTCAACGCCCCTGGGTTGCGGTCCTCTTAGTGCAAATTACCCTCTCGGGTTGCGCGTCGCTGGTCAAGCTACCGGAGTTAATCGATGATGTTGAGGGCGAATTGCCGATCCAGACATACGCACGGGTGCTGCACAACTACGTCAATGATCGCGGCGAAGTGAATTTTCCAGCACTGCGGCGCGATCGAGCGGACATCGAGCGTTACCTAGTGTATATCGCCCGTACCCCCGCAAGCGCGA
Coding sequences within it:
- a CDS encoding radical SAM protein is translated as MTSEEIHAWPPYTSLPEPAQRREALRGRLLDIGCWTPEQIAGKRWNIGCVALEITQRCNLDCTLCYLSDTSEAVKDVPLQEVFRRIEMIYQRYGENTDVQVTGGDPTLRNRAELIQIVQRITRYGMRASLFTNGIRATRALLAALCEAGLTDVAFHVDLTQQRKGYGSEVELNAVREQYIERARGLPLSVFFNTSVFEGNFHEIPALVRFFRRHADVVRMASFQPQADTGRGVLRARGAGITSNTVVDQINQGAGTDLRFDTFMVGHPRCNRYAMAFEINGNLYAFFDAPAFIVPLMNQTAQVRFDRRDRRAAVHAAIKAFALSPGLWRQGIRWLSRTLWAARADLWAARGRINKLSFFIHDFMDACRLERERVHGCVFMVASADGPISMCLHNAKRDAYILRPLKLATAEGERLWDPLTGVTTAGEAVKGSLQGRDIAPRNLPRKYLRGRQRQAILGDTVKPDSVSDQRSA